In the genome of bacterium, one region contains:
- a CDS encoding ATP-binding protein, protein MTAAAGVEMLLRELKLPSFVAHYAALAEEAEQGGWGFRDYLLQLAEIEVKERHERKILRLRKASQLPAEKTLDSLKLERLSARVRRTLPTLCEGGFVERAENLLAFGLPGRGKTHLVCAIGHELVNRGYKVLFTPAYRLVQRLLAAKRELMLPLEMRRLDRIDAIIVDDIGYI, encoded by the coding sequence ATGACTGCGGCCGCCGGCGTCGAGATGCTGCTGCGCGAGCTGAAGCTGCCGTCGTTTGTGGCGCATTACGCCGCGCTGGCCGAGGAGGCTGAGCAGGGCGGCTGGGGGTTCCGGGACTACCTTCTGCAGCTGGCCGAGATCGAGGTCAAAGAGCGGCATGAGCGTAAGATCCTGCGCCTGCGCAAGGCCTCCCAGCTGCCAGCGGAGAAGACCCTCGATTCCCTCAAGCTCGAGCGCCTATCGGCGCGGGTACGACGTACCTTACCGACACTGTGTGAAGGTGGCTTCGTCGAACGCGCCGAGAATCTCCTCGCTTTTGGCTTACCGGGGCGTGGCAAGACGCACCTGGTGTGCGCCATCGGCCACGAGCTCGTCAACCGTGGCTACAAGGTGCTGTTCACACCGGCCTACCGACTCGTCCAACGTCTGCTCGCCGCCAAACGAGAGCTCATGCTGCCGCTGGAGATGCGCCGACTCGATCGTATCGACGCGATCATCGTCGACGACATCGGCTACATC